From Brienomyrus brachyistius isolate T26 chromosome 18, BBRACH_0.4, whole genome shotgun sequence, one genomic window encodes:
- the zgc:114123 gene encoding protein spire homolog 2 isoform X2: MAGKGLLKALQLSSHALDQAEGRVSLPGVSFVSLHDILELQDQPVSEEQAWALCYQLSVLLSDGGVYGPRKALRLRDTDGILLTGDGSVRLKLNDAEEYFTLETEDQVVDYLGRLIYSCLDWGLGNNVERELNASLEGLVCQMTKVTLGQNMEDSFQPVRTLAEVIQICKDRLYDPDQAAHHYRKVCCTLFSETVELCRYLYTMQCARETLQKLVIEPETRSVSNWVFAWKTLVDELSRGVKLRHVQERLNMSAPLPVEHSPFQQLLEDIQHRRFKLRKVQTVDNRRKWTDPHGSLLEFVRSRPKLKPASDRKLNTRPKEEASLHELLMKEIQSVDQQKLLSSHKRRLACKDNPGSPTRCQKSVFADSSSEDASFLLNPILVPDLLEDNCEEDLHDEKLFRKNNITVLEQELFFPVLSSSPMDPHHGCSRTKQRSRSLTSNLKLQPVPGKVAVPLTIAEVIKVRQMETRAQKAASRDRYKNWRCCMPRMLC; the protein is encoded by the exons ATGGCCGGGAAGGGTCTGTTAAAAGCTCTGCAACTGAGCTCGCACGCCTTGGATCAAGCCGAGGGGCGTGTGTCCCTGCCCGGCGTCTCCTTCGTCTCCTTGCACGACATCCTGGAGCTGCAGGACCAGCCGGTGAGTGAGGAGCAAGCCTGGGCTTTGTGCTACCAGTTGTCCGTACTGCTGTCCGACGGCGGAGTCTACGGCCCCCGGAAGGCGCTCCGGCTCCGGGACACAGACGGGATCCTGCTGACCGGCGACGGCAGCGTCCGCCTCAAACTGAACGATGCgg AGGAGTATTTTACCTTGGAGACTGAAGATCAG GTTGTGGATTACCTTGGACGACTGATCTACTCCTGTCTGGACTGGGGTCTGGGCAACAATGTGGAACGTGAGCTGAATGCGAGTCTGGAAGGTCTGGTCTGCCAGATGACTAAGGTCACCCTCGGCCAAAACATGGAGGACTCCTTTCAGCCTGTGCGCACCCTCGCTGAGGTCatccag ATCTGTAAAGACCGTCTGTACGACCCGGACCAGGCTGCGCACCATTACAGGAAAGTGTGCTGCACCCTCTTCTCGGAGACTGTGGAGTTGTGCCGGTACCTCTACACCATGCAGTGTGCCAGAGAA ACTCTACAAAAGTTGGTCATAGAACCAGAAACAAGAAGTGTGTCAAACTGG gtgTTTGCATGGAAAACCCTGGTGGATGAGCTGAGCAGGGGGGTGAAACTGAGGCACGTACAGGAGCGCCTGAATATGAGTGCCCCCTTGCCTGTGGAGCACTCCCCATTCCAGCAGCTCTTGGAAGACATCCAACACCGGAGATTCAAGCTCCGCAAAGTCCAG ACTGTCGATAACAGACGCAAGTGGACGGATCCACATGGCTCTCTTCTGGAATTTGTCCGTTCGAGGCCCAAACTCAAGCCT GCCTCTGATCGAAAGTTGAACACCCGGCCCAAAGAGGAAGCTAGCTTACACGAGCTACTGATGAAGGAAATTCAGTCGGTGGACCAACAGAAACTGTTATCCTCACATAAAAGGAGGTTAGCATGTAAAG ACAACCCTGGCTCTCCCACAAGATGCcagaagtctgtgtttgcagattCCTCCTCTGAAGATGCCTCCTTTCTACTCAATCCCATTTTGGTGCCTGATCTTCTGGAAGACAACTGTGAG GAAGATCTGCATGATGAGAAATTGTTTCGGAAGAACAACATAACAG TACTGGAACAGGAGTTGTTCTTCCCCGTGCTGTCGTCTTCGCCTATGGACCCCCATCACGGCTGCTCCAGGACGAAGCAGAGGTCCCGTTCCCTCACCAGCAACTTGAAACTGCAGCCT GTCCCTGGAAAGGTAGCTGTGCCTTTAACTATTGCTGAGGTCATCAAAGTGCGCCAAATGGAGACAAGGGCCCAGAAAGCCGCATCCCGCGACAGATACAAGAACTGGAGG TGTTGTATGCCCAGAATGCTGTGTTGA